The Rhododendron vialii isolate Sample 1 chromosome 1a, ASM3025357v1 region ttcgTTCTGTCACTACCTTTCTTCCTGTTTTAATGTCATCTAGCCATTACATGGTGAGTTATTTGTTGTTTGACTAACACGAGTCTTTCAAAATTTGTGGTTTATCATAGGGCCATTTCTGTCTTAGTTGAGATGCAAACAATGAGCTTTATGTTGCTTTATGCATTTTGTCATTTTATTCTACATTGATTTTTGGTTTACAGAAACAGGGGGGTTGATTGAAGCTTGTACTggttaattttgtgtttaaaaccATTGTCCATGTTTTTCATACCATCTCTTGTTTCAATAGTTCAACTGGTCACCATATATTTAATGCCCACCATTGATTATTTGAGCTATGTTTTTTAATCTTCTTGGACAGAGAACTTTATCTTCTTTGGATTTGCCTAGGACTGTTTCTGTTGCAAATGGTCTATCTTCAGCTATATCAGTTGGTGATTTACCCTCGAATGGAAATCAAGAGAGGAATGAAGGAGGTACCTTTGATGGAAGTGCAAGTCATTTTGAGCATAATGGGAGGCGGAGGCAAAAGGTTCCTGCTCGAGATCTTCCGATCCAAGTATTAGAAAAATTCTCTCGTGTGACCAGACTTGCCCGGGAAACCACTTCACAACTTTTCCGAGAAAGTCACAGTGAAACCGGTTTCGGTGCTAATAAGAGAAAGAACCATAACCAGGCTCCCCATGCTCAACCTAGCAATTCAGCATCCAATGATCTAGAAAAAGTTTCCACTGAAATTCCTGAAGTCTCAGGTCCTTTGGAGGTAACCTTTTGTTGCTTCACTCCTTCACAAATATCTGTATGTCAGTGTATTTACTGCCGTctatttgtttcttgttttgaaatGCTATATGCACTCCAAAATTTTCGTACAGTGATTTTCCTTTGAAGTTTAACTGGGTCTACGTATTACGCTTGATATGCTCTTTGGCTGCATAATCTAGCAGGTGGTGCTAATTTACACATTTCGTTTGCAAAAGGGTACAAACCAAGAGAGAGACTATAGGGTAGACGTCAACCTCAAGCTACATCTTCTCTAGCTGGCCTGTGTATCTGGTGTACAGTTTGAGAAAAATTTGTAATGTGATTTAAGAAACATGAATTTTCTGTTGGACCCTGGATTGAATATCAGATTGAATTTTGCTGGAGTGTCTTAATTGTCGACATTTAATTTGGGATATAAAATTTAGTTGAGGAGAAATATGATTTTAGAATCAGAGAGTTATTTCTGGGGGTTGCATTCTTTCAGTTGAAAAAAACCCCCTAAATTACCATTTTCGGATTGTCTGATGCAGTCTGTCTTCGTTAACAGAAAACCCTGTCTAGTAAAAGAGATGATTATGAAGAAGCTGCCACCAATGTGGGAACTTTTGAGCTAATCGATTCTAAGGAGGTATTAACAGGAgtcttttggtgttgtttaacTTTCTAGGTTTGTTGCATCGCCATGTGGCGTATCCTCATCTTTGAGTATGAGCATACGGGTGTTGAGTTACTTTCCAGGCCATTGCTTTACAtaaatgtttggcattttgcAACTTCAACTTTTGTTATTTAAGCAGGCATATTGTAACATGTATCAATTGTTTTCTCAGCTTATAAGTAGTGTGTTAAACATGAGAATGTAGAACATAGTATCACCCATTCATCCTTGATTTCGTCATATATGAAGTTTGAAGCAGAGGATCTGGGGAGATGAGGGATACACAacaacctctttttttttttaattgactaAGCTGAACAACTACCTGGTTTTGGGAAGTCACTTAAAGGGCAACAGTCTCActggttttcatgttttgacatCAGTAGTGGCTGAACCTGTAACTAGTGGGACGGCAAGCACCTTGATCTCACCGCAACTGGATATACATTGCTTAGCTTGATTTGAGTTGGTAGACATTTTATAGATCTTAGGACATCTAAGATATACATTAAAGCGTAAGATATATGGATCTGAAGAAGTTACAAAATGACTTCCTCATGGGAAAACAGAGAGGAGGTTAAGAACTTTGTGAGGTGGATACGCCTTTCCAGGGTTGATGGTGGCCTACTCAAAACCAACTGGGGCCTTCCAAGCTTATATACTTGTTTTGGATGAAATCATTAATTGATTTTGGGCAAGCTCTAACACAACCTTTGCCTTGAGTCACCTACATGTGAGAGGTAAGAAAGATGCAGAACATTTGAATCGCAATGAAACAAAGTGCTCATATGGAACAAGTAAATGGGAATCAATCACTTTTGAACTAGCAAGTCTTGTCCAAAACCTTCGACCTTTCATAAccgagctctgataccatgttaaatcatgcaactcaaaatcaattggttaTGAATGGAGAGGACATATAAGTTCATATACTAGCTCGAAATTGGTTTTTCTTCATATTGAACACTCAATAGTATGAATGTGAACCTCATATGTGTTGAGGATCTGTTTCAATGTTCAACTGGAGTTTTGAAGACCCTTGATAATATGCATGTTTTATCATGCCACTTAAGATGGATATGCACCATTTCAGGCCCTTCTAAAGCCCAATAGAAATATTCTTTATGCTGTACATGATATGTGATATTGGTTAGCCTCTGCCTTGTAAGGGAGGTTATAGCAATGCTAAGACCTAGTCTTCACTCTTTAGTAtacacctcaacttgcttccaGGCTTGCAAGTTTGGTATCCTGACATGGTTGCTATAAATGTTTTGTTCAGTGAATCTGGTGACCCGTGAATTATTATTAATGGTTGGACAAGAGATTGTTGGGATTGATGTATGACTACATAGATACTTAAATTCTCCTCAAGTTCATTAGGATCTAATGTGTGGTCTCTCTTGGACAAATGCATAAAAGCTTCCCTTACTGTGTTGCATGTCAATCTAATGCCAGCCTTTTCTTTGTCAGGTTGATAGATTAGCACTAGTATGGGGAAAACAACGTCAGCCTCCTTTAGGTGCTGAAGAGGTAAGGGCTGTTCTTTCCTCCCAAATCAATAGGGTCTGTTGGATATGGTAAATCCATAATCCTTTTATAGGATATGAGACATACTTGAGTTGCTGGTAAGTACTTTGAAAaatgagagggagagatttcACCAATTAAATGCCTGTGGCTGTGGATGGAGGCATTTAAATTGACTTCTGATAAGTACTTTTCATAAGTAGCAATCTGTGTGGCATTGGCACTTCTAGAAAGATTAATATTTGAGATGAAcacagtggtggtggttgttgagAGCTTACATGAAAggggaaaagttttttttcaatATACATTCTGCATGCATGGAAATGTTTTATACTTTCCTCTCTAAGTTTTGGTGTATTTGCAGTGGTTGGCTTTCTTTGACTCTAAAGGACGAATTATGCATTCAAAATCATTAAGAAAGAGGGTATTCTATGGGGGCATTGATCATAGGCTACGGAAAGAGGTTTGTATGTTGTTGTCGGACGAAGCTGCATACTACCTTTTTTTTAAGGTTGAATGTACTTTTATGTTCTGTTTTCTATTTATTATGAATTTCTACCAGGTCTGGCCATTCTTGTTGGGATATCATGCATGTGATTCAACATATGCGGAGAGGCAATATCTTGTGTCAGTTAAAAAGTCAGAGTATGAGACCATTAAAAACCAGTGGCAggtttgtttttaatttattttaattggtGATACATTTATCCATCCTCCTATATTTGAAAGATGACATGTGTGTACAAATGTTCATTTTCTAATGGACACTGATGGTCTTGTTTGACCTTGTGACACCAGAGTTGGATTATACTTTGGAGTTGATGAAATCAGTTTGGCCCTTTGCTCAATTGCCCAACCATTGTGAAGTAAATCGTGGTTACATCAGTTTATTAGATTCAATCTAGTTCACCTCGAAAGAAGTTCTTTTGACCTCGTGTTCAATAGGCCAACCATCGTCAAGTTACTTGTGGTTACCACCATAAGTAACTTGGTTCATCTTTATCCCATTTCATCCATGCGTAATTGGTATGTTTCATTAGACATCAACATCTGTGCCCTTGTGCTTGTGCATTACTGGTGCTCTGGATTTTGAATGAAGTAAGGTAATGAGAACAGAAATCGAATTGAGTCTCTAGGCCTGCCTTCTCTGATGCCTTTcggttttgatttgggggcatggttccatGGCATATAATCCCTTGAGTTCCTCAATTTTTGGAGGTATAGGGGGCCCGATATTTCAGTTGTAAAACTTTCTGAGAGTTGGTGCATATATTGTCAAAGTTTAGgtttgtctccaatcctcccccgcccataccacCATCGCTTGGGGTTTACATGGATACTGCTATCGTTGTATTTGTGCCCTCATGTGCACTTGGTTTCACTCTCTCTTGCTTCTTAAGCCAAGTCATCTTAGCCTTTTGTTCACCGCAAGGTTATTTGCAACCAATTGGAAAGTATATCGAATCAGGAATTACTGATTTGCAACTACCAACTGTGCTGCAGTATAAGATGATAATAACCTATGGCTTGATCTAATGTCGAGGTTTTCAATGAATATTGATTGAGATAAAATAAACCCAGTTCATGTCTACAGAATTTCAACTTGAGTGATTGACAGGAGATGATAATGTCATGGACATTTGGGTAGTGCTGTATTATTCAAATCCTAAGTGAGAGAACAAATTTCACTTGCAGTGGATTTcctgtttttggtttgtttaggTCAAACCTTTTGATCTGGAGTAAGGGCTACTATATTTGTAGGAATTTAAATTAACACGCACACCCAACAACAAGCAAGATAGATGATAGGCAGTATTTCATTTGGTTCTGTGTACTAGGTATTGCCGGTTGGCAGAGAGCCCTAGAAAATAGGCTAATGAAAATTGCAATTGAAATGAGAATGGATGCTGAAATCAAATGAATAGCTAGGAACtggaggggttttttttttcttctgatcaAAGGAAGCATAGGACTAGTTCTCACATTTTTCCATTCTGAGAGAGAAGTATTGTGTCTGCTGGGTTTGGATATTTGCCTTGTGGTTCCCTGCAAACGAACCTAAGAGCTTGATGTACGTGTTCATATTTTCTTCTTCAGAGTATCTCCAAGGAACAAGCAAAAAGGTTTACGAAATTTAAGGAGAGGAGAGGTCTTATTGAGAAAGATGTGGTATGCCGAAGATTATCTCATCTTTTTATACATTCAATTTGCTTTTCCTCAGATGAATTGAGAAAGCCGTTTACATTAAACTATTTATCACCCTCATTGTCTGTATTTGAAGGTAAGGACTGACAGATCACTCTCATTCTATGACGGGGATGACAACCCAAATGTGAATCTACTACATGACATACTGCTAACATACTCGTTCTACAACTTTGACCTGGGTTACTGTCAGGTATGTCTCATTGTCGCTGGTTATATGTTTAGGAATGGGTGGATGTTAGACAATTGCCAGCCAAATGCTTTTCAGTTTTCAATGCTTTCAGCCATGAAGTTCATGAAATTTCTTTCTGCTTGTCATTTTATTCAACCTAGATATAAAATGGTCAATTGCAAAAGAACATTACATTTTACAGGACGCACAATATTGTTAATTAATGTTTTCTAGTATATCTTAGATGCTGCAAGTTATTGATTTGAATAAATCCAACGCCCATATGACAACACTATGAAAGGGCACAGCAATgaaaccacttttttttttatatgtaacaaattttttttttggaaaaggcATCAATGGAATGCCACCCATGTACAAAAGAAAgtgaggagaaaagaaaaaggtcaAAGGAAAAAGGACCTATACACCACTATATGCTCCGAAAATATTTCATATCAAAGAATTGACTCAAAGTAGGGTTGCACTCCCTCGACTCCCAACTAAACAAAGTAGAAATCAAAAGACTCTTGATTTTGAACAATGTTCTCTCTTCCCCATCAAAGTATCTACgattcctctctctccaaactgACCACATCGTGCACAGTGGGATTTTAATCCATAGCTTCTGTCTTCTTTTACCCACTCTAACCCCATACCACTCTTGAATAAGCTCCAAGTGGCAGGGAAAACCCACGACATGCCCTACGAGACAGGAACTGCATTCCAAAGCTACTTGGTGACCGGACAATGAAATGTGCAACAGTGATTCACCATAACCATCTGACGCCGTGTAAGAATATCTGTAGTGAGAATCTTAATCTTAGCTGTAcaccaagcaaaaaaaagactCTTAAGTTTGAACAATGGTGCAGCTATGGAAGCACAAATCAGATATTGTATGGAATGAAGCTTATCTCAAGATGATGTACgcagtactccctccgtccctttttaaatgttcaCTATAGGAATACTTGCATTTTCAAACCTCCAAAAACAGAttttatatgtaatttttttaaatttttttaacaccaaattaaagtgctcTTTTAAAGTGCTCAAAtgagcactttaatttggtgccaaaaaaatttaagtttactttaatttggtgcaaaaaaagaagaagtttactttaatttggtgcaaaaaaaaattaagaagactATACGGAAATATATTTTgggggtttgaaaatgcacataTTCCTATAGTGGATGTTTAAaacgggacggagggagtacatgaTAATAACCACCtcttttgaagggtttgaaCGTTTAAGGCCAAATGTCCCGTATGtacccaatctctctctctctctctctctctctctctctctctctcacacacacacacacgcgcgcgcgtGCGCGCACACACAATTGAATGTAGAAACAATTCCACAATATCATACTCTAAGTCGCACAGAGTGTGTGCATGTGCGGGAGCGAAAGCAAGAGTGTCCGTCATGAAAAATCTTGAGCGAGTGCGTCTTGAGAGCGTCCATGTTAGCCATAtagatttctattttttgttttctacttCGTAAAGTAGTGTACAATTCATATTATAGTTTTGTAAATCCAATTGTAGAATTTTACGTATTACCAGTATAATATACACTTGTTTACCACATGTAGAGTAGACACTAGCAGTACATTTATTTTGCTGTGAATAGGATCAAATCCTTGGTTTTCATTCATCCGATCACTTTGTATTGTGGTGCATTGGTTGCGCATGCATCAACATTCAAGGGGCAGATTTCAGTAGTTGGTGTGAACATTGTGTGGGTGTGTGGCATGGGTTCTAGGGCTCTGACAGGCCTTTAACTCAGACTATTCTAGGAGCTTAGTGATGCGTCACTCACTTATAGGTCGAAATAAAAGGAATTCCGAACTCCATTTCTGAGCTCTTGAATTTTTGTATGTCAGTCTGCGAATTTAACACGGTTTCGCCCTGAAAACTTAAATTCGCGCACTAATGCGAAATCCGCGGCCCTAGGTGGGCGAATTGTGTGACTAAGATCATACCTCATTTAGCATGGCAACCCCCATGAACATTTGAGGATGAAGTTCGTGCTGTCATTATGTCGTACTGCAGTAGATTTAGACACAATCAATACATGTTGCTCCGGTCCTGTTGCTCTACGTGTGCTACAACACCTCTTCCCCCTTACAATAAAGCTGAAAGCAATATAACTTTCGTGCAGCTCAATCCTTTGCTTCCTGCCTTCGAGCTCAAGCCTGCGTTTGCTTCAAAACTAGAAAAAGAGGCGTATCAATGGTTAAATTCCTTGTGTGGTTAGAGTATAATGAAACAAATTTTGCTGTGGATTTATTTATGCTCATTGataataaaccaaaattttctgTCGAAAAGGGCCTGACATGCATTGTACAGCGGCAACGACATGGTTTTAGACTGCAAGTTTCTCTTACAGTTCTCAGGAGTTGGATATGGGAACAATGTTGTAATTGTTCTTCAGTGTTCATTCAGGGGTTGGGACCTAGTATCTTCTTGAATGTCATGTACAAACTTGGAAAATGGTGCTAATATGGTAAAGCAATGACATCTTTTGTCCTCGGTGTGGCTTTGATGTCTTGTCTGCCATAATGCTGTCTTTTGTCCTCGGTGTGGCTTATAGTGCTTAAAGTGCTTTTTATACATCTCATCCGCATTGCAGAGGGTTTCAGGTGTTCCCTATAATGTACTCGCAGTTGTGCATTCGTGCTGATGAGAAATCTTTCCTTCTCTCATTGTCATATAGGGCATGAGCGATCTTTTGTCACCGATATTGTTCGTAATGAGGGACGAGTCAGAatcattttggtgttttgttgCATTGATGGAACGACTTGGACCAAATTTTAATCGAGACCAAAGTGGCATGCACTCGCAACTTTTTGCATTATCTAAGgttactctcactctctctccctctctgtttgtgtgtgtgtgtggtattGAGCTTGTTTATATGCAGAAGCAGAGTCACAAGACACGTCTAATTGATGGTTGTAAAACCTTTGTTATCTAATCTGTTCCAGAAAATGCCATACATTTGAAATTGGAAATATCTTCTGTgtttcttttatgtgtttaaGTCAAGCGTTGGCATCACCCTATTTTTCTGGGCATGAGTGCTTGCAAGTTTTGGGTCTTCGACTGACAAAAGCTGTTTTTGCCCCCAGCCACTTTCTCACCCACCTTCATTGagaaacaagagaaaaagtGTGGACATCCATACCTGCTGTGATGACGAGGATGAGAAAATCAAGACTTCAAATGTGTTGAAATATGGCTGTTTACTGGTTTTAAAATTTGTGGCTGAATTTGAGCAAATTTCCATGCTATACCGTCAGACACGATGAACTAGAAATAAATTCTGCTCTGTTAGATTGTAGGTGATATCAGGAAATATCTGGATCTGGTTGGAGTTtctgaatttgaaaaatattcttTTTACTTGTGAAATTCCCTACCCTAGTTGCTGTGTTGGCGTAGTGTATGATATCATGTTGATTGGAGCCTTTGGGAACCAGGCCTTAGTGTGATGTCATAGTTTGAGCCTTGCAGTGAGAGGCTGCTACACCTATTTTCTACACTGATATTGATACATGTTTTTCCTTGGTTCTTTGCTTTTTCCGTCCAGGTATGGTTTGAGGCATTATAACTGCATCGAATATTGTCATGTAATATTTTGTAGTTTAGTAATAACCTTTACAGTGTTCTATTTTGGGATAGTGTTTGTTCGTATAGACAGTTCTAAGTCAGACTGTTTTTCATAGTCATGAGAAGTGTCTTCATGAATCTGCACTTGCTTTTCCTTTAGTTTCGTAATCCTTTAAAAGTACCTGCACTGCAGTCTACGTTACATGAATCGGATGCATAATATTTGAACGTTATGTATAGTACTATCTCAAATTCATATGGAAAATAACCTGCATACTTGGGTCCGCTTTGTATCTGTACTTGTTTGGAATTTACCCTCATGTTTGATAATAAATCTACTACTTTGTTGTTGTCATCATCAGTCAATAACCAGTAGCGGGTGGTAGATATTTTATCAACTTACAATTGTAACTTTGAAGCTAGTTTTGTTTGATCTGCCATCAGTTTATTCTCCCATTTGTAAATTCTGAAGAGAAGTCTGGTCTCTTAGCTATACGTTGGCTGTCATTGTTATGCTAGCAGCTGCTATAGTTTTACCTCAGTTCATATTTCTAATGTATTTCACCGTCATTGTGGCAGCTGGTGGAGCTGTTAGACAGCCCTTTACATAATCATTTTACGCAGAACGACTGCTTGAATTATTTCTTTTGCTTCCGATGGGTTCTTATACAATTTAAAAGGCAAGTCTGTAGTTACTTTCTATCGTGTTCTTTCATTTACTTGaatatttgtttttctgtttcacTCCATTAGGGTGTGACACGCTATGCTTTTTTGATCACCATGTCAGTATATGCacgaaaggggaaaaaaaggtgcATGTATAGTTTAGAAGTTAGAATATCAAAACTCTTGTAAGT contains the following coding sequences:
- the LOC131300342 gene encoding uncharacterized protein LOC131300342 isoform X1 is translated as MQETDLHDLSDDSDYAASVHHGSASLTRSGSSKRSSASDSDGAEVVYLKENVAVHPTQYSSERINGQLRLIKQGSSLFMTWIPYKGQSLNERLSDRDRNLYTIRAVPFTDVRSIRRHTPPLGWQYLIVVLSSGLAFPPLYFYNGGVREFLASVKRHVFLVRSTEDSNVLLVNDFQDRLQRTLSSLDLPRTVSVANGLSSAISVGDLPSNGNQERNEGGTFDGSASHFEHNGRRRQKVPARDLPIQVLEKFSRVTRLARETTSQLFRESHSETGFGANKRKNHNQAPHAQPSNSASNDLEKVSTEIPEVSGPLEVTFCCFTPSQISKTLSSKRDDYEEAATNVGTFELIDSKEVDRLALVWGKQRQPPLGAEEWLAFFDSKGRIMHSKSLRKRVFYGGIDHRLRKEVWPFLLGYHACDSTYAERQYLVSVKKSEYETIKNQWQSISKEQAKRFTKFKERRGLIEKDVVRTDRSLSFYDGDDNPNVNLLHDILLTYSFYNFDLGYCQGMSDLLSPILFVMRDESESFWCFVALMERLGPNFNRDQSGMHSQLFALSKLVELLDSPLHNHFTQNDCLNYFFCFRWVLIQFKREFEFDKTMRLWEVLWTHYLSEHLHLYFCIAILKRYRPKIIGEEMDFDTLLKFINGLSGKIDLESTLKDAEALCICAGENGAAIIPPGTPPSLPVEDGISYSQLDDEVL
- the LOC131300342 gene encoding uncharacterized protein LOC131300342 isoform X4, coding for MQETDLHDLSDDSDYAASVHHGSASLTRSGSSKRSSASDSDGAEVVYLKENVAVHPTQYSSERINGQLRLIKQGSSLFMTWIPYKGQSLNERLSDRDRNLYTIRAVPFTDVRSIRRHTPPLGWQYLIVVLSSGLAFPPLYFYNGGVREFLASVKRHVFLVRSTEDSNVLLVNDFQDRLQRTLSSLDLPRTVSVANGLSSAISVGDLPSNGNQERNEGGTFDGSASHFEHNGRRRQKVPARDLPIQVLEKFSRVTRLARETTSQLFRESHSETGFGANKRKNHNQAPHAQPSNSASNDLEKVSTEIPEVSGPLEVTFCCFTPSQISKTLSSKRDDYEEAATNVGTFELIDSKEVDRLALVWGKQRQPPLGAEEWLAFFDSKGRIMHSKSLRKRVFYGGIDHRLRKEVWPFLLGYHACDSTYAERQYLVSVKKSEYETIKNQWQSISKEQAKRFTKFKERRGLIEKDVVRTDRSLSFYDGDDNPNVNLLHDILLTYSFYNFDLGYCQLVELLDSPLHNHFTQNDCLNYFFCFRWVLIQFKREFEFDKTMRLWEVLWTHYLSEHLHLYFCIAILKRYRPKIIGEEMDFDTLLKFINGLSGKIDLESTLKDAEALCICAGENGAAIIPPGTPPSLPVEDGISYSQLDDEVL
- the LOC131300342 gene encoding uncharacterized protein LOC131300342 isoform X3; this translates as MQETDLHDLSDDSDYAASVHHGSASLTRSGSSKRSSASDSDGAEVVYLKENVAVHPTQYSSERINGQLRLIKQGSSLFMTWIPYKGQSLNERLSDRDRNLYTIRAVPFTDVRSIRRHTPPLGWQYLIVVLSSGLAFPPLYFYNGGVREFLASVKRHVFLVRSTEDSNVLLVNDFQDRLQRTLSSLDLPRTVSVANGLSSAISVGDLPSNGNQERNEGGTFDGSASHFEHNGRRRQKVPARDLPIQVLEKFSRVTRLARETTSQLFRESHSETGFGANKRKNHNQAPHAQPSNSASNDLEKVSTEIPEVSGPLEVDRLALVWGKQRQPPLGAEEWLAFFDSKGRIMHSKSLRKRVFYGGIDHRLRKEVWPFLLGYHACDSTYAERQYLVSVKKSEYETIKNQWQSISKEQAKRFTKFKERRGLIEKDVVRTDRSLSFYDGDDNPNVNLLHDILLTYSFYNFDLGYCQGMSDLLSPILFVMRDESESFWCFVALMERLGPNFNRDQSGMHSQLFALSKLVELLDSPLHNHFTQNDCLNYFFCFRWVLIQFKREFEFDKTMRLWEVLWTHYLSEHLHLYFCIAILKRYRPKIIGEEMDFDTLLKFINGLSGKIDLESTLKDAEALCICAGENGAAIIPPGTPPSLPVEDGISYSQLDDEVL
- the LOC131300342 gene encoding uncharacterized protein LOC131300342 isoform X2, with product MQETDLHDLSDDSDYAASVHHGSASLTRSGSSKRSSASDSDGAEVVYLKENVAVHPTQYSSERINGQLRLIKQGSSLFMTWIPYKGQSLNERLSDRDRNLYTIRAVPFTDVRSIRRHTPPLGWQYLIVVLSSGLAFPPLYFYNGGVREFLASVKRHVFLVRSTEDSNVLLVNDFQDRLQRTLSSLDLPRTVSVANGLSSAISVGDLPSNGNQERNEGGTFDGSASHFEHNGRRRQKVPARDLPIQVLEKFSRVTRLARETTSQLFRESHSETGFGANKRKNHNQAPHAQPSNSASNDLEKVSTEIPEVSGPLEKTLSSKRDDYEEAATNVGTFELIDSKEVDRLALVWGKQRQPPLGAEEWLAFFDSKGRIMHSKSLRKRVFYGGIDHRLRKEVWPFLLGYHACDSTYAERQYLVSVKKSEYETIKNQWQSISKEQAKRFTKFKERRGLIEKDVVRTDRSLSFYDGDDNPNVNLLHDILLTYSFYNFDLGYCQGMSDLLSPILFVMRDESESFWCFVALMERLGPNFNRDQSGMHSQLFALSKLVELLDSPLHNHFTQNDCLNYFFCFRWVLIQFKREFEFDKTMRLWEVLWTHYLSEHLHLYFCIAILKRYRPKIIGEEMDFDTLLKFINGLSGKIDLESTLKDAEALCICAGENGAAIIPPGTPPSLPVEDGISYSQLDDEVL